Proteins from one Deltaproteobacteria bacterium genomic window:
- the ruvB gene encoding Holliday junction branch migration DNA helicase RuvB: MAERILSPGDTEEDPLFDVNLRPERLTDYLGQEKVKEKVGIFIEAARRRREALDHVLLYGPPGLGKTTLAHIISNELGVSIYSTSGPVVERVGDLASILTNLEDRDVLFIDEIHRLNRIVEEYLYSAMEDYKIDIMIGEGPTAKSMKVSVSRFTLVGATTRTGLLTSPLRSRFGVDLRLDYYKPEEIEGIIERSSGILGVEITPDGIAGLACRARGTPRIANRLLKRVRDFAEVRADGVIDTDVAHSALEMLEVDILGLDNLDRTILETIIEKFGGGPVGIDSLAAAVSEDKDTIEYVYEPFLIRQGLLVKTPRGRTVTPFAYDHLNISPPHMNKGLLAE, encoded by the coding sequence ATGGCTGAGAGGATTTTAAGCCCGGGCGACACGGAAGAAGACCCGCTATTTGACGTTAACCTGAGACCGGAGCGTCTGACGGACTATCTCGGGCAGGAGAAGGTAAAGGAAAAGGTCGGTATTTTTATCGAGGCCGCCAGGAGAAGAAGAGAAGCGCTCGACCATGTGCTTCTCTACGGTCCGCCCGGTCTAGGAAAAACCACCCTCGCGCACATAATATCGAACGAGCTCGGCGTGAGCATATATTCCACTTCAGGCCCTGTCGTGGAGCGTGTCGGGGACCTCGCCTCGATACTTACGAATCTCGAAGACAGGGACGTACTGTTTATAGACGAGATACACCGTCTTAACCGCATAGTCGAGGAGTATCTTTATTCCGCGATGGAGGATTATAAGATTGACATCATGATCGGCGAAGGGCCCACCGCCAAGTCCATGAAAGTCTCCGTGAGCCGGTTTACGCTTGTCGGGGCGACGACGAGGACCGGTCTCCTGACATCCCCTCTGAGATCGAGGTTCGGAGTCGATCTCAGGCTCGATTACTACAAGCCCGAGGAGATAGAGGGCATAATTGAGCGCTCGTCCGGTATTCTGGGGGTCGAAATAACCCCTGACGGCATAGCCGGGCTTGCGTGCCGGGCCCGGGGGACCCCCCGTATCGCAAACAGGCTTCTCAAGAGGGTAAGGGACTTTGCCGAGGTCAGGGCGGACGGTGTAATCGACACGGATGTGGCCCACTCGGCGCTTGAGATGCTAGAGGTGGATATCCTCGGTCTCGACAATCTGGACAGGACAATACTCGAGACGATAATCGAAAAGTTCGGCGGAGGTCCCGTCGGGATAGATTCTCTTGCCGCCGCGGTAAGCGAGGATAAAGACACGATCGAGTATGTTTACGAGCCCTTTTTAATACGTCAGGGGCTCCTCGTAAAAACCCCCCGCGGAAGGACCGTTACCCCTTTTGCCTATGATCACCTGAATATCTCCCCGCCCCATATGAACAAAGGCCTCCTCGCCGAGTAA
- the ruvA gene encoding Holliday junction branch migration protein RuvA: MISLLRGKIAGKQLGRVILDVGGVGYGVTVPLSTYYRLGEAGSETELKIHTQMKDSGIELFGFLTEEEKAVFTLLIGVSGVGPKVATNILSNVSPGEFASAISSGDLARRKVPGIGSKLASRLTTELRDKVSSVPVSDEARREAGLLEDVISALLNLGYKKNEIDEHISKIESITAGENDIETSLRESLKLMKRV, from the coding sequence ATGATCTCCCTTCTTAGAGGAAAAATTGCCGGGAAACAATTAGGCAGGGTCATACTCGATGTAGGGGGCGTGGGGTACGGAGTTACAGTCCCACTGTCCACCTATTACCGTCTTGGGGAGGCGGGCAGCGAAACGGAGCTGAAAATACATACACAAATGAAGGACAGCGGCATAGAGCTTTTCGGTTTCCTGACCGAGGAAGAGAAGGCCGTTTTTACCTTGCTGATAGGTGTCTCGGGAGTGGGACCTAAAGTGGCTACGAATATACTCTCGAACGTCTCGCCCGGCGAATTCGCTTCGGCAATCTCCTCGGGCGACCTCGCAAGGAGGAAAGTTCCCGGCATAGGCTCCAAGCTCGCCTCCAGGCTGACTACCGAGCTCAGGGACAAGGTCTCGAGCGTGCCGGTGTCCGACGAAGCCCGGAGGGAAGCAGGCCTTCTCGAGGACGTCATATCGGCCCTTTTAAACCTCGGCTACAAGAAGAACGAGATAGACGAGCATATATCCAAGATTGAAAGTATAACGGCGGGAGAAAACGACATCGAGACTTCGCTCAGAGAATCTTTGAAGCTGATGAAGAGGGTATGA
- the ruvC gene encoding crossover junction endodeoxyribonuclease RuvC yields the protein MRVIGIDPGTRVCGYGVLEFRNGEVTHIASGIITPASTLPIPERLKTVYDNIVKVIREHSPDVMSVEDIFFSKNVKSAIKLGEARGVALLAASSAGISIYEYSPTKVKLALTGRGRANKTEVQKMISRILGVSEFEAEDASDAVAIALCHINLSRIEKKLGSEFVQSRRRRRRFTLDDLPS from the coding sequence ATGAGGGTAATCGGCATAGACCCCGGCACGAGGGTATGCGGTTACGGGGTTCTTGAGTTCCGTAACGGCGAGGTAACCCATATAGCGAGCGGGATCATTACACCCGCCTCCACCCTGCCTATCCCGGAGAGATTAAAAACCGTTTATGACAACATAGTCAAAGTAATACGGGAGCACTCACCCGATGTAATGTCGGTCGAGGACATCTTCTTTTCGAAAAATGTAAAGAGCGCAATCAAGCTGGGCGAGGCGAGGGGGGTGGCGCTGCTTGCGGCCTCAAGCGCGGGGATTTCGATTTATGAATATTCCCCCACAAAGGTCAAGCTCGCTCTCACCGGAAGAGGGAGGGCCAATAAAACTGAAGTCCAGAAGATGATATCCAGGATACTGGGCGTGTCCGAATTCGAAGCCGAGGACGCGTCCGACGCGGTAGCTATAGCCCTTTGCCATATAAATCTGTCCCGGATCGAGAAAAAGCTCGGAAGCGAGTTCGTGCAATCCCGGAGAAGGAGGAGGCGTTTCACCCTAGATGATCTCCCTTCTTAG
- a CDS encoding YebC/PmpR family DNA-binding transcriptional regulator — protein MAGHSKWANIKHRKAAVDAKRGKVFTKLIRELTVAAKHGGGDPEANPRLRTAISAAKGQNMPNDTIDRAIKRGTGEIGGDEFHEISYEGYGPGGSAVLVQALTDNKNRTVSDVRRIFTKHGGSLGENGCVAWIFDMKGRIAFEEDKVSEDEVFEIALEAGADDVVTEDSELVVITPPEAFEPVKRAIEQAGLNYESAEVTMIPQNSVRIEGKEAEHMIRLMEALEESDDVQNVYSNFDVPEEVIESLAS, from the coding sequence ATGGCTGGACATTCAAAATGGGCTAATATAAAACACAGAAAGGCCGCCGTTGACGCGAAGAGGGGCAAGGTATTTACCAAGCTTATCCGCGAGCTCACCGTAGCTGCTAAACACGGCGGGGGCGACCCGGAGGCGAATCCGCGCCTCAGGACGGCGATATCCGCCGCTAAAGGCCAGAACATGCCCAATGACACCATTGACCGTGCTATCAAGCGGGGTACGGGTGAGATCGGGGGCGATGAGTTTCACGAGATTTCCTATGAGGGATACGGCCCGGGCGGAAGCGCGGTTCTGGTGCAGGCTCTGACAGATAACAAGAACCGGACGGTCTCCGACGTAAGGAGAATATTCACGAAGCACGGAGGCAGCCTGGGGGAAAACGGATGCGTCGCCTGGATCTTCGACATGAAGGGCAGAATCGCTTTTGAGGAGGATAAAGTCAGCGAAGACGAGGTATTCGAGATTGCGCTCGAGGCGGGGGCTGACGATGTCGTGACCGAGGACAGCGAGCTTGTAGTAATTACTCCTCCGGAAGCCTTTGAGCCCGTGAAGAGGGCTATTGAGCAAGCCGGTCTCAATTATGAATCCGCCGAGGTTACGATGATCCCGCAAAACAGCGTCAGGATCGAAGGCAAAGAAGCCGAGCATATGATCCGTCTCATGGAGGCGCTTGAGGAAAGCGACGATGTTCAGAACGTTTATTCCAATTTCGATGTGCCGGAGGAAGTCATAGAGAGCCTGGCGTCCTAA
- the rho gene encoding transcription termination factor Rho, producing MARATKLREKPEEKEIIEEAHFLNLNELRNRKSVELMKMARELDIDETSRMTKQDIIYAILKAQSEKEGVIFAEGVLEILSEGYGFLRSPKYSYLPGPDDIYVSKSQIRSFNLKTGDTVGGQVRLPREGEKNLALLKIEEVNFDSPEACRERVAFENRVPLHPEEKIKLEFDRNEFCSRVLDLFIPIGMGQRGLIVAPPRTGKTILLQRIANAITENHPDIALIVLLIDERPEEVTDMDRSVNGEVVSSTFDEPPQRHIQVADMVLEKAKRLVEHGKDVVILLDSLTRLARASNTVTPASGRVLSGGMEANALQRPKRFFGAARNTEEGGSLTIIATALIDTGSRMDEVIFEEFKGTGNMEAYLDRRLADKRVFPAVDLQRSGTRKEELLLSEEVLNKVWLLRKVLSPMNTVEAMEFLLDKMSGTKSNKEFLNMMNQ from the coding sequence ATGGCTAGAGCAACCAAATTACGGGAAAAACCCGAAGAGAAGGAAATTATCGAAGAAGCTCACTTTCTTAACCTGAATGAACTAAGAAACAGAAAGAGCGTAGAATTAATGAAGATGGCCAGAGAGCTGGACATTGATGAAACCTCGCGCATGACCAAGCAGGACATCATCTATGCTATCTTAAAGGCTCAAAGCGAGAAGGAAGGGGTAATTTTCGCGGAGGGAGTGCTTGAAATCCTTTCGGAAGGATACGGCTTTCTGAGATCTCCTAAATACAGCTACCTGCCGGGCCCCGATGACATATATGTCTCGAAATCCCAGATTCGCTCGTTTAATCTGAAAACGGGAGACACGGTGGGCGGACAGGTAAGGCTCCCGAGGGAGGGAGAAAAAAACCTGGCCCTCCTCAAAATAGAAGAGGTAAATTTTGACTCCCCCGAAGCGTGCAGAGAAAGGGTCGCATTCGAAAACCGCGTGCCGCTGCATCCTGAAGAAAAGATAAAGCTCGAGTTCGATCGGAACGAATTCTGCAGCAGGGTCCTGGACCTCTTCATTCCTATCGGGATGGGGCAGAGGGGACTGATCGTGGCCCCGCCCAGGACAGGTAAAACCATACTACTGCAGAGAATAGCAAACGCAATAACCGAAAACCACCCGGACATAGCGCTTATCGTGCTTCTTATAGACGAGCGTCCGGAGGAAGTAACGGATATGGACAGGTCGGTCAACGGTGAGGTGGTAAGCTCCACGTTCGATGAGCCGCCGCAGCGCCACATCCAGGTCGCCGACATGGTTTTAGAAAAGGCAAAGAGGCTTGTCGAGCACGGAAAGGATGTAGTTATCCTTCTGGACAGCCTTACCCGTCTGGCCCGCGCCAGCAACACCGTTACCCCGGCGAGCGGAAGAGTGCTCTCAGGCGGTATGGAAGCGAACGCACTTCAGAGACCGAAGAGGTTTTTCGGCGCGGCGAGAAACACGGAAGAAGGCGGGAGCCTCACGATAATCGCAACCGCCCTTATAGACACCGGAAGCCGTATGGACGAAGTAATATTCGAGGAGTTCAAAGGGACGGGCAACATGGAGGCCTATCTCGACAGGAGGCTCGCCGACAAGAGGGTATTCCCCGCGGTTGACCTGCAGCGCTCGGGGACGAGGAAGGAAGAGCTTCTGCTTTCGGAGGAAGTGCTGAACAAGGTATGGCTCCTGAGGAAGGTGCTCAGCCCTATGAACACGGTGGAAGCCATGGAGTTCCTGCTGGACAAGATGAGCGGCACGAAGTCCAACAAAGAATTCCTCAATATGATGAATCAGTAG
- the ggt gene encoding gamma-glutamyltransferase, whose amino-acid sequence MKEPYHERILSGRFKLILTLSVFLIFLSHPVLAAEDQSPAFNPEARFHPVAAKNGMVVSEEGYATEAGLAVLREGGNAVDAAVTVGFTLAVTFPRAGNLGGGGFMLIYLADRKEVVAVDYRERAPAAARAEMYLDEKGNIDEEKSRHSILAAGVPGTVAGLTLALQKYGTISLERAVRPAVELAEKGFPVNEELRRSLVQARERMKSSEESMAVFFKDGGEPYNIGETLIQKNLARSLKEISENGADAFYKGEIAKRIASFMKESGGLITEVDLGSYEAVVRKPVYETYRGYEIYSMPPPSSGGVHLIQILNILEQFPLGVWGHNTAKTIHVMAESMKLAYADRSKHLGDPDFVEVPVSKLVSKDYARELGDGIDLERATPSAEISPGEMHPREGRNTTHFSVIDRYGNAVSNTYTLNFGYGSKIAATGTGILLNNEMDDFSMKPGAPNAYGLTGGEYNSLKPGKRMLSSMTPTIVLKDGKPFLVTGSPGGSLIITTVLQILTNVIDFGMNISQATNAVRVHHQWLPDELRAEEGLSGDTAKLLTRMGYKIITGNTMGSAQSIMRAGGFLYGASDPRRPGGVAEGY is encoded by the coding sequence ATGAAAGAACCATATCATGAAAGAATATTATCAGGGCGCTTTAAATTAATATTGACCCTTTCGGTATTCCTCATATTCCTTTCCCATCCCGTACTTGCAGCGGAAGACCAAAGCCCGGCATTTAATCCGGAAGCCCGTTTCCACCCCGTAGCAGCAAAGAACGGGATGGTCGTATCTGAAGAGGGATACGCCACGGAAGCCGGGCTTGCGGTACTGAGAGAAGGGGGGAACGCGGTAGATGCGGCAGTCACAGTCGGGTTTACGCTGGCAGTTACGTTTCCGCGCGCCGGGAACCTTGGAGGAGGCGGGTTCATGCTCATATACCTGGCAGACAGGAAGGAGGTAGTCGCAGTAGATTACAGGGAAAGGGCTCCCGCGGCGGCAAGAGCGGAAATGTATCTCGACGAGAAAGGAAATATCGACGAGGAGAAATCCCGGCACAGCATTCTCGCCGCAGGTGTCCCGGGGACGGTGGCGGGACTTACGCTCGCACTCCAAAAATACGGCACAATTTCACTTGAGCGTGCCGTCCGGCCCGCGGTCGAGCTTGCGGAGAAGGGTTTTCCCGTAAATGAAGAGCTCAGGAGATCTCTCGTTCAGGCCCGGGAGCGCATGAAGTCATCAGAGGAGAGCATGGCCGTATTTTTCAAGGATGGGGGCGAGCCCTATAACATTGGCGAGACGTTAATCCAAAAAAATCTCGCCCGGAGCCTTAAGGAGATTTCCGAAAACGGGGCCGATGCTTTCTACAAAGGCGAAATCGCAAAGAGAATCGCCTCATTCATGAAAGAGAGCGGAGGGCTTATAACCGAGGTCGACCTCGGCTCTTATGAGGCCGTTGTCAGGAAGCCGGTTTACGAAACCTACCGGGGTTACGAGATATACTCGATGCCCCCTCCGAGCTCCGGAGGAGTACATCTTATTCAAATCCTAAACATACTCGAGCAATTCCCCCTGGGCGTATGGGGACATAACACGGCAAAAACCATTCACGTCATGGCCGAAAGCATGAAGCTCGCCTACGCCGACCGCTCGAAGCATCTGGGAGACCCCGATTTCGTCGAAGTCCCCGTCTCAAAGCTCGTTTCGAAGGATTACGCGCGGGAGCTCGGGGACGGAATAGACCTTGAACGAGCAACGCCGAGCGCGGAAATCAGCCCGGGTGAGATGCATCCCCGTGAGGGCAGAAACACGACGCATTTCTCTGTAATCGACAGGTACGGAAACGCAGTGTCCAACACGTACACCCTCAATTTCGGCTACGGATCGAAGATAGCGGCAACAGGCACGGGGATACTCCTTAACAACGAGATGGACGATTTTTCAATGAAACCCGGGGCGCCGAACGCATACGGACTTACGGGCGGGGAATATAACTCCCTTAAACCCGGCAAAAGGATGCTCAGCTCGATGACCCCTACGATTGTGCTAAAAGACGGGAAGCCTTTCCTGGTAACCGGGAGCCCGGGCGGGAGTCTTATCATAACCACTGTGCTCCAGATATTGACCAATGTGATAGATTTCGGGATGAACATCTCTCAGGCGACAAACGCCGTGCGAGTTCATCACCAGTGGCTGCCCGATGAGCTGAGAGCGGAGGAGGGGCTTAGCGGGGACACGGCAAAGTTACTAACTCGGATGGGATATAAGATAATTACGGGGAATACGATGGGGAGCGCCCAGAGTATAATGAGAGCCGGGGGCTTCCTTTACGGAGCGTCTGACCCCAGGAGACCCGGCGGCGTCGCGGAAGGGTATTAA